The Chrysoperla carnea chromosome X, inChrCarn1.1, whole genome shotgun sequence genome includes a region encoding these proteins:
- the LOC123302283 gene encoding gastrula zinc finger protein XlCGF52.1-like, translating into MELEKQSNTELILIKSEIDEHFIMEDERIINEILEVNVKIEDGNIKNEKFENNVSMENEILGDNVTMEENGSARVKHERINENEEYLYKANYENIKLEKQLSTEIIIKEEILDESVLLESQIISTKDKQFSCDICNKKFTHKGTLVRHKRVHSGEKPFSCDICNKKFADKSTLAQHKRIHSGEKAFPCDICNKTFTDRSNLIRHERIHSGEKPFSCDICNKTFNIKSNLVRHKWIHTEEKPFSCDVCNKTFTDRSTLVQHKRIHTGEKPFSCNICNKMFTDRSTSIRHKFIHTGEKPFSCDICNKRFNIKSNLVQHKRIHTEEKPFSCDICNKKFNRRNKLSQHKRIHVRE; encoded by the exons ATGGAACTCGAGAAACAATCAAATActgaattaatattaattaaaagtgaaataGACGAGCATTTTATAATGGAAGATGAGcgaattataaatgaaatattggaGGTTAATGTTAAAATCGAAgatggaaatattaaaaatgaaaaatttgaaaacaacgtttcaatggaaaatgaaatattaggcGATAATGTCACAATGGAAGAAAACGGCAGTGCTAGAGTGAAACATGAAcgaattaatgaaaatgaagaatatttatacaaagcgaattatgaaaatattaaactggAAAAACAATTAAGTacagaaataataatcaaaGAAGAAATATTAGATGAAAGTGTTTTATTAGAATCGCAAATAATTTCCACTaaagataaacaattttcatgtgatatttgtaataagaaATTTACACATAAAGGCACGTTAGTTCGACACAAACGGGTTCattctggagaaaaaccattctcATGCgacatttgtaataaaaaatttgccgATAAAAGCACTTTAGCTCAACATAAACGGATTCATTCTGGAGAAAAAGCATTtccatgtgatatttgtaataaaacatttaccgATAGAAGCAATTTAATTCGACACGAACGGATTCattctggagaaaaaccattttcttgtgatatttgtaataaaacttttaatatcaaAAGTAATTTAGTGCGACACAAATGGATTCATActgaagaaaaaccattttcatgtgatgtttgtaacaAAACATTTACCGATAGAAGCACACTGGTTCAACACAAACGTATTCATACtggagagaaaccattttcttgtaatatttgtaataaaatgtttaccGATAGAAGCACTTCAATCCGACACAAGTTCATTCATacgggagaaaaaccattttcatgtgatatttgtaataaaagatttaatattaaaagtaatttagttCAACACAAACGGATTCATActgaagaaaaaccattttcgtgtgatatctgtaataaaaaatttaatagacgTAATAAATTAAGTCAGCACAAACGGATTCACGTTag AGAATAA